A stretch of the Synechocystis sp. PCC 7338 genome encodes the following:
- a CDS encoding radical SAM protein, whose product MNVIFPTVYGPVVSWRYGRSLGIDPIGAISTCSFNCIYCQLGEIEHLRGDRQIFVDTADILAELDKFAPWQVDVVTLSGSGEPTLAKNLGEIIQGIKTLTGRPTLVLTNATLLNDAQVREELSLADKVSVKLDGLWPNQLQKINRPIANVSLEGILTGIEAFQQQFTGELSVQTMVLQPWDQATENRYLELLSVIKPREVQLNTPTRPKPLQRELEGRGNHTGNPYGDRPVTQIKCVHGQTLQNLAQKINGATGITVRCAPLKVF is encoded by the coding sequence ATGAACGTAATTTTTCCCACGGTGTATGGCCCCGTAGTTTCCTGGCGCTATGGCCGTTCCCTCGGCATTGACCCCATTGGGGCAATCTCCACCTGTTCCTTTAACTGTATTTACTGTCAACTGGGGGAAATTGAACATCTCAGAGGCGATCGCCAGATTTTTGTTGACACTGCCGACATTTTGGCGGAACTGGATAAATTTGCGCCCTGGCAAGTGGATGTAGTCACCCTGAGCGGGAGTGGGGAGCCAACCCTTGCCAAAAACTTGGGTGAAATTATCCAGGGCATTAAAACCCTGACTGGTAGACCAACCCTGGTACTTACCAATGCCACATTGTTAAATGATGCCCAGGTAAGGGAGGAACTATCCCTAGCGGATAAGGTTTCCGTCAAGCTAGATGGACTGTGGCCAAACCAGTTGCAAAAAATTAACCGACCGATCGCCAACGTTAGCCTAGAAGGAATTTTGACCGGTATTGAAGCCTTTCAACAGCAATTTACGGGGGAATTGTCGGTGCAAACCATGGTACTGCAACCCTGGGACCAAGCCACCGAAAATCGTTACTTAGAACTATTGTCCGTAATTAAACCCCGGGAGGTACAACTCAATACCCCCACTAGACCCAAACCCCTCCAACGGGAACTGGAAGGCCGGGGCAATCACACTGGTAACCCCTACGGCGATCGCCCTGTAACTCAAATCAAATGCGTCCATGGTCAGACCCTACAAAATTTGGCCCAAAAAATAAACGGGGCCACCGGCATTACCGTCCGCTGTGCCCCCCTAAAGGTTTTCTAG
- the fusB gene encoding elongation factor G: MEKDLTRYRNIGIFAHVDAGKTTTTERILKLTGRIHKLGEVHEGESTMDFMDQEAERGITIQSAATSCFWKEHQLNIIDTPGHVDFTIEVYRSLKVLDGGVGVFCGSGGVEPQSETNWRYANDSKVARLIYINKLDRTGADFYRVVKQVENVLGAKPLVMTLPIGTENDFVGVVDILTEKAYIWDDSGDPEKYEITDVPADMVDDVATYREMLIETAVEQDDDLMEKYLEGEEISIDDIKRCIRSGTRKLDFFPTYGGSSFKNKGVQLVLDAVVDYLPNPKEVPPQPEVDLEGEETGSFAIVDPEAPLRALAFKIMDDRFGALTFTRIYSGTLSKGDTVLNTATGKTERIGRLVEMHADSREEIESAQAGDIVAIVGMKNVQTGHTLCDPKNPATLEPMVFPDPVISIAIKPKKKGMDEKLGMALSKMVQEDPSFQVETDEESGETIIKGMGELHLDIKMDILKRTHGVEVEMGKPQVAYRESITQTVSDTYVHKKQSGGSGQYAKIDYIVEPGEPGSGFQFESKVTGGNVPREYWPAVQKGFDQSVVKGVLAGYPVVDLKVTLTDGGFHPVDSSAIAFEIAAKAGYRQSLPKAKPQILEPIMAVDVFTPEDHMGDVIGDLNRRRGMIKSQETGVMGVRVKADVPLSEMFGYIGDLRTMTSGRGQFSMVFDHYAPCPTNVAEEVIKEAKERQAAA; this comes from the coding sequence ATGGAAAAAGATCTCACTCGTTACCGTAATATTGGTATTTTCGCCCACGTAGATGCGGGTAAAACCACCACCACCGAACGGATTTTGAAGTTAACCGGGAGAATCCACAAGCTCGGCGAGGTACACGAAGGCGAATCCACCATGGACTTCATGGATCAGGAAGCGGAGCGGGGTATTACCATCCAATCAGCGGCCACTAGTTGCTTTTGGAAAGAACACCAATTAAATATTATCGACACCCCTGGTCACGTAGACTTCACCATTGAAGTGTACCGCTCCCTCAAAGTACTGGATGGCGGTGTGGGGGTATTCTGTGGTTCCGGCGGTGTGGAACCCCAATCGGAAACCAACTGGCGTTATGCGAACGATTCTAAAGTTGCCCGTTTAATCTACATCAACAAGCTTGACCGCACCGGGGCAGATTTCTACCGGGTAGTTAAGCAGGTGGAAAACGTACTGGGGGCCAAACCCCTGGTGATGACCCTCCCCATCGGTACGGAAAATGATTTTGTCGGTGTGGTGGATATCCTGACGGAAAAAGCCTACATTTGGGACGACTCCGGCGATCCAGAAAAATACGAAATCACTGATGTTCCTGCCGATATGGTGGATGACGTGGCCACCTACCGGGAAATGCTGATCGAAACGGCCGTGGAACAGGACGATGACTTGATGGAAAAATACCTGGAAGGGGAAGAAATCAGCATCGACGACATCAAGCGTTGCATCCGTTCAGGCACCCGCAAGTTGGACTTTTTCCCCACCTATGGCGGTTCCTCCTTCAAAAATAAAGGGGTACAACTGGTGCTAGATGCGGTGGTGGACTACCTGCCCAACCCGAAGGAAGTACCTCCCCAACCGGAAGTGGATCTAGAAGGGGAAGAAACCGGCAGTTTTGCCATCGTTGACCCAGAAGCTCCCCTGCGGGCCTTGGCGTTCAAAATTATGGACGACCGTTTCGGCGCTCTCACCTTCACTCGGATCTATTCCGGCACCCTGAGCAAAGGGGACACTGTGCTCAACACCGCCACCGGTAAAACGGAACGCATTGGCCGTTTGGTGGAAATGCACGCCGATTCCCGAGAAGAAATTGAGTCCGCACAGGCTGGCGACATTGTGGCGATCGTGGGCATGAAAAATGTGCAAACGGGCCACACCCTCTGTGACCCCAAAAATCCAGCGACGTTGGAACCCATGGTCTTCCCCGACCCCGTAATTTCCATTGCCATCAAACCAAAGAAAAAGGGCATGGACGAAAAATTGGGCATGGCCCTGAGCAAAATGGTGCAGGAAGACCCCTCCTTCCAGGTGGAAACCGATGAAGAAAGCGGTGAAACCATCATTAAAGGGATGGGAGAATTGCACTTGGATATCAAAATGGATATTCTCAAGCGCACCCACGGCGTCGAAGTGGAAATGGGTAAACCTCAGGTGGCCTATCGGGAATCCATCACCCAAACTGTTTCCGACACCTATGTCCACAAGAAGCAGTCCGGTGGTTCTGGTCAGTATGCCAAAATTGACTACATCGTGGAGCCTGGGGAACCTGGTTCTGGCTTCCAGTTCGAGTCCAAGGTAACTGGTGGTAACGTGCCTCGGGAATACTGGCCGGCGGTGCAAAAAGGCTTTGACCAGAGTGTGGTTAAAGGGGTATTGGCGGGCTATCCCGTAGTAGATTTAAAAGTTACCCTCACCGATGGTGGCTTCCACCCCGTAGACTCCTCGGCGATCGCCTTTGAAATTGCAGCCAAAGCTGGTTATCGTCAGAGCTTACCCAAAGCTAAACCCCAAATTTTGGAACCGATCATGGCGGTGGATGTATTCACCCCAGAAGATCACATGGGGGACGTCATCGGTGATTTAAACCGTCGTCGGGGCATGATCAAATCCCAAGAAACCGGTGTGATGGGGGTACGAGTAAAAGCTGATGTGCCTTTGAGTGAAATGTTCGGCTACATTGGCGACCTACGCACCATGACCTCCGGTCGGGGTCAATTCTCTATGGTGTTTGATCATTACGCTCCCTGTCCCACCAACGTGGCCGAGGAAGTGATCAAAGAAGCCAAGGAACGGCAAGCCGCCGCCTAG
- a CDS encoding GNAT family N-acetyltransferase, producing MTLMIRPATIDDATSLAQLAATTFQDTYGKATASADLEAYLAQTFNPEKEQEILADDRQWLLVAESQGELVGYVHLFDHSAPTMETELATPTVELVRLYLLTTWQHQGLGNQLMQACLDLAQAQAFASVWLKVWDHNTSAITFYQRWQFQKKGEVPYPVGNAVGTTWIMERCL from the coding sequence ATGACCTTAATGATTCGACCAGCGACCATTGATGATGCAACAAGCTTGGCTCAATTAGCGGCAACGACGTTTCAAGATACCTATGGTAAAGCCACCGCTTCCGCTGATTTGGAGGCCTATCTAGCCCAAACCTTTAATCCTGAAAAAGAACAAGAAATCCTAGCAGATGATCGGCAATGGTTGTTAGTAGCAGAATCTCAAGGGGAATTAGTTGGATATGTCCATCTGTTTGATCATTCAGCACCTACTATGGAGACTGAATTGGCAACCCCCACCGTCGAGTTAGTTCGTCTTTATTTACTGACAACGTGGCAACACCAAGGATTAGGCAATCAATTAATGCAGGCTTGTTTGGATTTAGCCCAAGCTCAAGCCTTTGCCAGTGTTTGGCTAAAAGTGTGGGATCACAATACCTCAGCGATCACCTTTTATCAGCGTTGGCAATTTCAAAAAAAAGGAGAAGTGCCCTATCCCGTCGGTAATGCTGTCGGTACAACTTGGATTATGGAGCGTTGTCTCTAA
- the hisD gene encoding histidinol dehydrogenase, whose product MTRILKLSHLTPQQLNQLKRRSEQNIDQALAIAKDVIEQVRTEGDAGVLHYSRQFDFAGATADNLRVSEAEFAEAEKLVDPQLRRAVNHAFRNIEKVHAGQMPAPMHLAEIEPGVFAGEKITPLPTVGLYVPRGKGAFPSMMLMLAVPARVAGVKKIVVCTPPDQEGKVEPVSLVTARMAGVDEVYKLGGVQALAAIAYGTKTVSKVDKLIGPCSVYGAAAKRLLSGIVDVGLPAGPSESIILADETTDPRLAALDLLIEAEHGSDSAALLVTHCENFAEKALGYLGEYLEKLPPWRKKFCEDGLGFYGGILLTDSLQASLDFINDYAPEHLQVLTADPLKLVGKIDNAGEILLGNYTPSSAATYAIGVNAVLPTGGFARSYSAVSVFDFLKRSTLAYLTAEGFAGVKETVTTLADYEDFPAHALAIRERENLL is encoded by the coding sequence GTGACTCGTATTCTTAAGCTCTCGCACCTTACCCCCCAACAATTAAACCAACTCAAACGTCGCTCGGAACAAAACATTGACCAGGCACTGGCGATCGCCAAGGACGTTATTGAGCAGGTGAGGACGGAGGGAGATGCGGGGGTTTTGCATTACAGCCGTCAGTTTGACTTTGCCGGGGCCACTGCGGACAATTTGCGGGTCAGTGAAGCGGAATTTGCCGAAGCGGAAAAGTTGGTGGACCCTCAATTACGGCGGGCGGTGAACCATGCTTTTCGCAACATTGAAAAAGTCCACGCTGGGCAGATGCCTGCCCCCATGCACTTAGCGGAGATTGAACCGGGGGTATTTGCGGGGGAAAAAATTACGCCTCTCCCTACGGTGGGTTTGTATGTGCCCAGGGGTAAGGGGGCTTTCCCTTCCATGATGCTGATGCTAGCGGTGCCGGCCAGGGTGGCGGGGGTGAAAAAAATTGTGGTCTGTACCCCTCCAGATCAAGAAGGTAAAGTGGAGCCGGTTTCTTTGGTTACTGCCCGTATGGCCGGAGTGGATGAGGTATATAAATTGGGCGGTGTTCAGGCCCTAGCGGCGATCGCCTATGGGACTAAAACCGTCAGCAAGGTGGATAAGCTCATTGGCCCCTGTAGCGTCTATGGTGCGGCGGCCAAAAGATTACTCTCCGGCATTGTCGATGTGGGCTTACCAGCGGGGCCCAGCGAGTCGATCATTTTGGCCGATGAAACCACTGACCCTAGGCTGGCGGCGTTGGATTTATTGATAGAAGCGGAACATGGCTCCGACTCGGCGGCGCTGTTAGTGACCCACTGTGAAAATTTTGCGGAAAAGGCGCTGGGCTATTTAGGGGAATACCTGGAAAAACTACCTCCCTGGCGGAAAAAGTTTTGTGAAGATGGTCTCGGTTTCTATGGTGGCATTTTGCTCACTGATAGCTTGCAAGCTTCCTTGGATTTCATTAACGATTACGCTCCGGAACATTTGCAGGTGCTGACGGCGGACCCCCTCAAGTTGGTGGGGAAAATTGACAATGCAGGGGAAATTTTGTTGGGTAATTACACTCCTTCTTCGGCAGCGACCTACGCCATTGGGGTTAATGCGGTGCTTCCCACGGGGGGCTTTGCCCGTTCCTATTCGGCGGTGTCGGTGTTTGATTTCCTCAAGCGTTCTACCCTGGCCTATTTAACGGCGGAAGGTTTTGCTGGGGTGAAGGAAACGGTCACTACCCTAGCGGATTATGAAGATTTTCCCGCCCATGCCCTGGCCATACGGGAACGGGAAAATTTGCTTTAG
- a CDS encoding YbaB/EbfC family nucleoid-associated protein: protein MAQGKGKGFGFGLGKIKELQEAFQKAQQVQEGAKVLQEELERMEIPGKSADGLVTVLMSGNQEPLSIEIDPSALEKGVEGLSASITEAMKAAYAESTETMRSKMEELTSGLNLPGM, encoded by the coding sequence ATGGCACAAGGTAAAGGCAAAGGCTTCGGATTCGGCCTCGGTAAAATCAAGGAATTACAGGAAGCTTTCCAAAAGGCCCAACAGGTTCAAGAAGGGGCCAAGGTGCTCCAGGAAGAACTGGAAAGAATGGAGATTCCTGGCAAAAGTGCCGATGGATTGGTAACTGTATTGATGAGCGGCAACCAAGAACCCCTCAGTATTGAAATTGATCCCAGTGCCCTCGAAAAAGGAGTGGAAGGGCTATCGGCATCTATCACCGAAGCAATGAAAGCGGCCTACGCTGAGTCCACGGAAACCATGCGCTCTAAAATGGAAGAGTTAACCAGCGGTTTGAATTTACCCGGTATGTAG
- the grxD gene encoding Grx4 family monothiol glutaredoxin produces MNPETKARIDQLVTANKVMVFMKGTKLMPQCGFSNNVVQILNMLGIPFETLDVLADAEIRQGIKEYSNWPTIPQVYVNGEFVGGSDIMIELYQNGELQEMLEVALAS; encoded by the coding sequence ATGAATCCGGAAACGAAAGCAAGAATTGATCAATTAGTCACTGCCAATAAGGTCATGGTCTTTATGAAGGGCACTAAGCTGATGCCCCAATGTGGTTTTTCCAACAATGTGGTGCAAATTCTCAATATGTTGGGTATTCCGTTTGAAACTTTAGATGTGTTGGCCGATGCGGAAATTCGTCAAGGTATTAAGGAATATTCCAATTGGCCCACCATCCCCCAGGTTTACGTCAATGGTGAGTTTGTGGGCGGCTCCGACATTATGATTGAACTCTATCAAAATGGTGAGTTGCAAGAAATGCTAGAAGTGGCTTTGGCTTCCTAG
- a CDS encoding BolA family protein, translated as MISLDQVKQQIQTALPDAEVMVNDLGGGDHLEAVVVSAAFTGQSRVKQHQMVYGALKDALASEAIHALALKTFTPEAWAVVRQTA; from the coding sequence ATGATTAGCCTTGATCAAGTCAAACAACAAATCCAAACTGCCCTACCCGATGCCGAAGTGATGGTCAATGACCTGGGGGGAGGGGATCACCTGGAAGCGGTGGTGGTCTCCGCCGCCTTTACCGGCCAATCCCGGGTTAAACAACATCAAATGGTCTATGGTGCCCTCAAAGATGCTTTGGCTTCGGAAGCGATCCATGCCCTGGCGCTGAAAACCTTTACTCCAGAAGCCTGGGCCGTGGTTCGTCAGACTGCCTAG
- a CDS encoding 1-acyl-sn-glycerol-3-phosphate acyltransferase, which translates to MTHSSLAIDPAVIGPSQVSPWLIKLIYPLGTKFLHWYFGPIAIHGQENLPPSGPIILAPTHRSRWDAILLSLAAGRNVTGRDLRFMVAMTEVQGLQGWFIRHLGGFPIDVKRPEISSLSYSVQLLQAGEMLVIFPEGGIFRDHHTVHPLKRGIGRIAMEVCKQNPDTDIKVIPVTIAYSDPYPGKGTAVEINFGQGIAAKDYDPSTIKASSQKLTRCLAHRMQNLYGCENVSLYQAIAAS; encoded by the coding sequence ATGACCCATTCTTCCTTGGCGATCGACCCGGCTGTCATTGGCCCTTCCCAGGTTTCTCCCTGGTTGATCAAATTGATTTATCCTCTGGGCACCAAGTTTTTGCATTGGTATTTTGGACCGATCGCCATCCATGGTCAGGAGAATTTACCCCCCAGTGGTCCGATCATTTTAGCCCCTACCCATCGTTCTCGTTGGGATGCCATTTTGCTCTCCCTAGCAGCCGGCCGGAATGTAACGGGGCGGGATCTGCGTTTTATGGTGGCGATGACGGAGGTACAGGGTCTACAAGGATGGTTTATTCGCCATCTGGGGGGATTTCCCATTGATGTGAAAAGGCCGGAAATCAGCAGTTTGAGCTATAGTGTACAACTACTGCAAGCAGGGGAAATGTTGGTGATTTTTCCTGAAGGGGGCATTTTTCGCGACCACCACACCGTCCATCCCCTCAAACGGGGCATTGGGCGCATTGCCATGGAAGTTTGTAAGCAAAATCCTGACACCGACATTAAAGTTATCCCGGTGACCATTGCCTACAGTGACCCCTACCCAGGCAAAGGAACGGCGGTGGAAATTAATTTTGGCCAGGGCATCGCCGCCAAGGACTACGACCCCAGCACCATCAAGGCTAGCTCTCAAAAACTTACCCGTTGTTTGGCCCATAGAATGCAGAACCTTTACGGTTGCGAGAATGTCTCTCTGTACCAGGCGATCGCCGCTTCATAA
- a CDS encoding photosystem II reaction center protein K: METIYLLAKLPEAYQIFDPLVDVLPIIPLFFLALAFVWQAAVGFK, from the coding sequence ATGGAAACAATTTATTTGCTCGCTAAATTGCCGGAAGCCTATCAGATTTTTGACCCCCTGGTGGACGTTCTGCCAATCATTCCCCTCTTCTTTCTGGCTTTGGCCTTTGTTTGGCAAGCGGCGGTTGGTTTTAAATAA
- the thyX gene encoding FAD-dependent thymidylate synthase, translating into MAGDSMITTIQPNGIPNYIPIQKLYERQHWGQYQKLRVRVYDETTKQFTTAPIREVFYTGVKPIYEVLLEDGKSIKTTKEHKFLTRQGFLSLEEALGLEMRGNTVTLTSPQDLAVNGMPCHQNREWLATAKARSIQNQTGLQGIADEAGVTIHTIRKWLKKLNLCFTKQEISLLFEPWNKGKTGYKIKPRTLEQKEYMKSITPRGEDHHAWKGGGSAERKAIANYFNSYRQVIFKAFDYKCQMCGKPLSEFDRKVDLHHIKLVSEYPEHAYDLENIIPVHRKCHMEYHGKTYDYKASREKHRGNTLVPRFKSVVSVKYLGEMPTYDLEVDHHSHNYVANKIIVHNSQRYAKATTFETYEARRQDVKNRQNSLDDFDENTKQWFNQAQADVWEKSYQLYEEALTKGIAKECARSILPLNTVTRLYMKGSVRSWIHYFSVRCDQATQKEHREIALAARKIFVEHFPTVAAALEW; encoded by the coding sequence ATTGCTGGAGATAGTATGATTACGACCATACAACCGAATGGAATACCTAACTACATCCCAATTCAGAAGCTTTACGAGAGGCAGCACTGGGGCCAATATCAAAAATTACGAGTGCGAGTCTATGACGAAACGACAAAACAGTTTACGACTGCACCAATCAGAGAAGTTTTTTATACGGGAGTCAAGCCTATTTACGAAGTACTGCTTGAAGATGGCAAATCGATTAAAACTACGAAAGAGCACAAGTTCTTGACTCGCCAAGGTTTTTTGTCCCTTGAAGAGGCGTTGGGACTAGAAATGCGGGGCAATACCGTCACCTTGACTTCTCCCCAAGATTTAGCGGTCAATGGGATGCCTTGTCATCAAAATCGAGAATGGCTAGCAACAGCTAAGGCGAGGTCGATACAAAACCAAACAGGATTACAAGGAATAGCAGATGAAGCAGGAGTGACCATACATACAATTCGTAAATGGCTAAAGAAATTGAATTTATGCTTTACGAAACAAGAAATTAGTCTGTTGTTTGAACCGTGGAATAAAGGAAAAACAGGCTACAAGATTAAGCCTCGAACCCTGGAACAAAAAGAATATATGAAATCCATTACGCCTCGGGGTGAAGATCACCATGCCTGGAAAGGTGGGGGAAGTGCTGAACGAAAGGCAATTGCCAATTATTTCAACTCTTATCGACAAGTTATCTTTAAGGCATTCGATTATAAGTGCCAAATGTGTGGTAAACCATTATCTGAATTTGATCGAAAGGTTGATTTGCATCACATAAAGCTAGTCAGTGAATATCCAGAGCACGCTTATGACTTAGAAAATATTATCCCTGTACATCGGAAATGTCATATGGAATATCATGGCAAAACCTATGATTACAAGGCTTCAAGAGAAAAACATCGAGGCAACACGTTAGTCCCACGTTTCAAAAGTGTCGTTTCGGTTAAATACCTTGGCGAAATGCCGACCTACGACCTTGAGGTTGATCATCATTCCCATAATTATGTTGCTAATAAAATTATTGTTCATAACAGTCAACGCTATGCAAAAGCAACAACCTTTGAGACCTACGAAGCCCGCCGCCAGGATGTGAAAAACCGTCAAAATTCCCTGGATGACTTCGATGAAAACACCAAACAATGGTTCAATCAAGCCCAGGCTGACGTGTGGGAAAAAAGTTATCAACTCTATGAAGAGGCCCTAACTAAAGGCATTGCCAAAGAATGTGCCCGTTCGATTTTGCCCCTCAATACTGTCACTCGTTTGTACATGAAGGGTTCTGTGCGCAGTTGGATCCACTACTTCAGTGTCCGTTGTGATCAGGCTACCCAAAAAGAACACCGGGAAATTGCCTTGGCGGCCCGGAAGATTTTTGTGGAGCATTTTCCCACAGTGGCGGCGGCCCTGGAATGGTAG
- a CDS encoding CocE/NonD family hydrolase has protein sequence MVTRDGIRLDSNLYYPNSGGPWPALLMRQPYGRRLASTLVYAHPHWYASQGYLVVIQDVRGRGSSEGEFDLFAYEVEDGQDCLDWLSQLPQCDGSVAMYGFSYQGMTQLYAAANHHPCLKTICPAMVAWDLYEDWGYENGAFCLQNNLGWALQLAADSAKRRGDGKSFQQLMRLARSYDFTDRQPAIPDRLGELAPDSFYHQWISQPPESDYWHRQSPDQRWQIREKIDIPVLQIGGWFDPHLRGNLRLYAELERCDIKQKMVVGPWGHFPWGSRAGGQNYGESAISGVDQLQLAWFDHFLKGQEPRFNPAKLELFDLGTKQWRFLPDWPGTEQRWFLQCSGLGTTQGSALTTKAPAKLAEEISDVWVHDPWRPVPSLRGHSGYPQGVKERSAIDDRSDVLTYTYEPLQESLTICGVPQIFLTVASDRPSFDVAVSLSQVNNRGEVWAVSHGYCTSVEEQATLAIPLQAICATLAIGDRLRISLAGASFPAYGVNPGTGQKAVFANLVDQQIITLALTTNSTTENYLLLPILPGT, from the coding sequence ATGGTCACTAGGGACGGGATTCGTTTAGACAGCAATCTGTACTATCCCAATTCCGGCGGGCCATGGCCGGCCCTATTAATGCGCCAACCCTACGGCCGTCGTTTAGCCTCCACTTTGGTCTACGCCCATCCCCATTGGTACGCTTCCCAGGGTTATTTAGTCGTGATCCAAGATGTGCGGGGTCGAGGGAGTTCGGAGGGAGAGTTTGATCTGTTTGCCTATGAGGTGGAAGACGGTCAGGATTGCCTAGATTGGCTTTCCCAGTTGCCCCAATGTGATGGCTCCGTGGCCATGTATGGCTTTTCCTACCAGGGCATGACCCAACTTTACGCCGCCGCTAATCACCATCCTTGCCTAAAAACCATTTGTCCGGCCATGGTCGCCTGGGATTTGTACGAGGATTGGGGTTATGAAAATGGAGCCTTTTGCTTACAAAATAACCTTGGTTGGGCCCTACAGTTGGCGGCGGATTCGGCTAAACGTCGGGGGGATGGGAAAAGTTTTCAACAGTTGATGCGTCTAGCGAGGAGCTACGATTTTACCGATCGCCAACCAGCCATCCCCGATCGCCTGGGGGAGTTGGCCCCGGATTCCTTTTACCACCAATGGATTAGTCAACCTCCAGAGTCGGATTATTGGCACCGGCAATCGCCAGATCAACGCTGGCAAATTAGGGAAAAAATTGATATTCCCGTGTTGCAAATTGGCGGTTGGTTTGATCCCCATCTGCGGGGCAATTTGCGTTTATATGCAGAGTTGGAAAGATGTGATATCAAGCAAAAAATGGTGGTGGGGCCCTGGGGGCATTTTCCCTGGGGCAGTCGGGCCGGGGGACAAAATTATGGTGAGTCTGCCATCAGTGGGGTGGATCAGTTGCAATTGGCCTGGTTTGACCATTTTCTCAAAGGGCAAGAACCCCGCTTTAATCCGGCCAAGTTGGAGTTATTCGACCTGGGTACCAAGCAGTGGCGATTTTTACCCGACTGGCCTGGGACTGAACAAAGGTGGTTTTTGCAATGTTCCGGTTTGGGCACCACCCAAGGTAGTGCTTTGACGACAAAGGCCCCAGCAAAGTTAGCAGAGGAAATTAGCGATGTTTGGGTTCATGATCCCTGGCGACCCGTACCCAGTTTAAGAGGACACAGCGGTTATCCCCAAGGAGTGAAGGAAAGAAGTGCTATTGATGATCGCAGTGATGTGCTTACCTATACTTATGAACCTTTGCAGGAAAGTTTAACCATCTGCGGTGTACCTCAAATTTTTCTCACCGTGGCATCCGATCGCCCTAGTTTTGATGTGGCGGTGAGTTTGTCCCAAGTGAACAATCGGGGGGAAGTGTGGGCTGTCAGCCATGGTTATTGTACTAGCGTGGAAGAACAAGCCACGTTGGCAATTCCACTCCAGGCTATTTGTGCGACTTTAGCCATTGGCGATCGCCTACGCATTAGTTTAGCTGGGGCCAGTTTTCCCGCCTATGGAGTTAACCCAGGCACTGGCCAGAAGGCCGTTTTTGCCAATTTAGTTGACCAACAAATTATTACCCTGGCTTTGACCACCAACAGCACCACTGAAAATTATTTACTGTTGCCCATTCTTCCAGGGACTTGA
- the galE gene encoding UDP-glucose 4-epimerase GalE, which translates to MATQQTILVTGGAGYIGSHGVLALQQAGFDVLIYDNLSYGHRELVQSLGVELVVGHTGDRQKLDQLFATRDITAVMHFAAFIAVGESVQKPDIYYQNNVVGTLTLLEAMLAADIKKFVFSSTCAVYGMPKEIPMTESHPIDPLSPYAASKRMVEQILADFDQAYGLKSVIFRYFNASGADPQGRLGEDHNPETHLIPLALLTALKKRPQLAIFGTDYDTPDGTALRDYIHVCDLAIAHVLGLQYLLGGGESNIFNLGNGNGFSVRQVIEVAKTVTGLDIPYQLCPRRPGDAPILVGSSAKAKHVLGWNPQYPDLHTIIDHAWRWHQKRHGD; encoded by the coding sequence ATGGCCACGCAACAAACAATTTTGGTCACCGGAGGGGCGGGTTACATTGGCTCCCATGGGGTACTAGCCCTACAACAGGCAGGCTTTGACGTTCTTATCTACGATAACCTCAGCTACGGTCACAGGGAACTGGTGCAATCCCTTGGGGTGGAATTAGTGGTCGGACACACTGGCGATCGGCAAAAACTAGACCAACTTTTTGCCACGAGGGACATTACCGCTGTCATGCATTTTGCTGCTTTCATCGCTGTAGGGGAATCGGTGCAAAAGCCCGATATTTACTACCAAAATAATGTCGTGGGTACCCTCACTCTCTTGGAAGCTATGCTAGCGGCGGATATCAAAAAATTTGTCTTTTCCTCCACCTGTGCAGTCTATGGCATGCCGAAGGAAATTCCCATGACAGAAAGCCATCCCATCGATCCCCTCAGTCCCTATGCCGCCAGTAAACGCATGGTGGAACAGATCTTGGCCGACTTTGACCAAGCCTACGGCTTAAAATCAGTCATCTTCCGTTATTTCAATGCTTCCGGCGCTGATCCCCAGGGACGTTTAGGGGAAGACCATAATCCTGAAACCCACCTTATCCCCCTGGCCCTCTTAACTGCCTTGAAAAAACGCCCCCAACTGGCAATTTTCGGCACCGATTACGACACCCCCGACGGTACTGCCCTCAGAGACTACATCCATGTTTGCGACTTGGCGATCGCCCATGTATTAGGCTTGCAATACCTATTAGGAGGAGGGGAAAGCAATATCTTTAACCTCGGTAACGGTAATGGCTTTTCCGTACGACAAGTGATCGAAGTTGCTAAAACGGTCACCGGACTAGATATTCCCTATCAACTATGTCCCCGCCGCCCCGGTGATGCCCCCATCCTAGTGGGGAGTAGTGCAAAGGCTAAACATGTCCTGGGCTGGAATCCCCAATACCCCGATTTACACACCATTATCGACCACGCTTGGCGGTGGCACCAAAAGCGTCATGGAGATTAA